One genomic window of Synergistaceae bacterium includes the following:
- a CDS encoding Ppx/GppA family phosphatase, giving the protein MIKAVIDIGTNSIKLCIAKIVNGEIFILKDINKITKLGEGLQKDGSLGKEAIERTLLEAVNYVQMAKA; this is encoded by the coding sequence ATGATAAAAGCTGTTATAGATATCGGAACAAACTCAATAAAGCTTTGCATTGCGAAAATAGTAAATGGAGAAATATTCATATTAAAAGACATAAATAAAATAACAAAACTTGGAGAAGGACTGCAGAAAGACGGTTCTCTGGGAAAAGAGGCGATTGAAAGAACTCTTTTAGAAGCAGTGAACTATGTGCAGATGGCGAAAGC
- a CDS encoding glycosyltransferase — MKSIAIFYASVGTGHRSAAEALRDQFIESVPDGYVLCKDILEYTPTFLRSFISKTYLFMVKHAPWMWGMLYCGSDKTSLSSFCFDKIHTVLCKFFLPKIVTELSKQPIDAIFFTHFFGALPLVRKGGKIPIFYVNTDFLCHKFQISGEFKTTFVASALAKNQHLDKNIHNVVYTGIPIPPKYNTLISKQEARKKLGFEGEDKIVLISGGGIGASSIYSVTKALAPYKNIKFVVICGNNNTLYKKLTAELKGYTNVFILKFIKNIEDYYVAADLGIIKPGGLSLSEALAAQLPLLLMTPIPGQEKLNFDYLSKEGVVEVLENMEEIYKKVDRMLYEPGSLDEMRLKIKFFSRPYAARDILEKAREQIMDTRKQENSTFNKNS, encoded by the coding sequence ATGAAATCTATTGCGATTTTCTATGCATCGGTTGGAACGGGGCATCGATCGGCAGCGGAAGCACTTAGAGACCAATTCATAGAATCTGTACCAGATGGCTATGTTTTATGCAAAGATATACTTGAATATACTCCAACTTTTTTGCGTTCATTTATTTCCAAAACTTACCTCTTCATGGTTAAACATGCACCTTGGATGTGGGGGATGCTTTACTGCGGATCTGACAAAACTTCCCTTTCTTCTTTTTGTTTTGATAAAATACACACAGTTCTCTGTAAGTTTTTTTTACCTAAAATTGTAACAGAGCTAAGCAAACAACCTATTGACGCGATTTTCTTTACTCACTTTTTTGGGGCCTTGCCCCTCGTAAGAAAAGGAGGAAAAATCCCAATATTTTATGTAAATACGGATTTTTTATGTCATAAATTTCAAATTAGCGGTGAATTTAAAACAACGTTTGTTGCAAGTGCCCTCGCAAAAAATCAGCATCTTGATAAAAACATACATAATGTTGTCTATACAGGCATTCCTATTCCTCCAAAGTACAATACTCTTATATCAAAACAGGAAGCCAGAAAAAAATTAGGCTTTGAAGGCGAAGATAAAATTGTCCTTATAAGCGGTGGCGGCATCGGAGCCAGCTCTATTTATAGCGTAACAAAAGCTCTGGCACCGTACAAAAATATAAAGTTTGTTGTTATCTGTGGCAACAATAATACGTTATATAAAAAGCTTACAGCAGAATTAAAAGGTTATACCAACGTTTTTATTTTAAAATTTATAAAAAATATAGAAGACTACTATGTGGCAGCAGATCTTGGAATTATTAAACCGGGAGGGCTATCTCTGTCAGAAGCTTTGGCAGCACAGCTTCCTCTTTTGCTTATGACACCGATACCGGGACAGGAAAAATTAAATTTTGATTATTTATCCAAAGAAGGCGTCGTAGAAGTATTAGAAAACATGGAGGAAATATATAAAAAGGTAGATAGAATGCTTTATGAACCAGGCTCTCTTGACGAAATGAGGTTAAAAATAAAGTTTTTTTCTCGTCCTTATGCGGCAAGAGATATTTTGGAAAAAGCAAGGGAACAAATTATGGACACAAGAAAACAGGAAAATTCTACCTTTAATAAAAATTCATAA